In a single window of the Rhizobium tropici CIAT 899 genome:
- a CDS encoding J domain-containing protein, with protein sequence MTDPYDILGVARDAGEEQIKAAYRKRAKAAHPDSGGDTEAFARLQKAYELLLDPVRRKVFDDTGYDVELTDAVDLQALVAIEKLITEVVLDEREPGTFDPVAKMRASLLEEIRKANFSKSELERHSNRIGLHLERLGKRPGKDVVGHMLRARIKAIATAISETEAKIGASERACDMLEGYLYEMNEPQEEAETAAEIEWDEPRIRSAAQ encoded by the coding sequence GTGACTGATCCCTACGATATTCTCGGCGTTGCGCGCGATGCGGGCGAGGAGCAGATCAAGGCAGCTTATCGCAAGCGCGCGAAGGCAGCCCATCCGGATTCCGGCGGCGATACCGAGGCTTTCGCGCGGTTGCAAAAGGCCTACGAGCTTCTTCTCGACCCCGTACGCCGCAAGGTGTTCGACGATACCGGCTATGATGTCGAACTGACCGATGCCGTCGACCTGCAGGCGCTGGTCGCGATCGAAAAGCTCATTACCGAGGTCGTGCTGGACGAACGGGAACCGGGTACCTTCGATCCGGTCGCCAAGATGCGCGCGAGCCTTCTGGAAGAAATTCGCAAGGCGAATTTCAGCAAGAGCGAGCTCGAGCGACACTCCAATCGCATCGGCCTTCATTTAGAGCGGCTAGGCAAGCGTCCGGGCAAAGACGTGGTCGGCCACATGCTGCGCGCCCGCATCAAAGCGATCGCCACCGCCATCAGCGAAACGGAAGCAAAGATCGGCGCCAGCGAACGCGCCTGCGACATGCTCGAAGGCTATCTTTACGAGATGAACGAGCCTCAGGAAGAAGCGGAAACAGCTGCCGAGATCGAATGGGACGAGCCAAGGATCCGCTCCGCCGCGCAGTAG
- a CDS encoding lipopolysaccharide biosynthesis protein, translating to MRLLASEADEVVFEHLSENRSRAALRGAFWSALDTLIPTALNSLVFVVTSRFLLPQDFGLVALAFAIVSFASGFGPTAFGEALIQQKSIRRSHLDTVFWLSFASAAILYAALFLLSPFLAHWVGHDDIVKLLLIIGLKIFFDMMIIVPNALIGRTMSFHLAAARTAIATTVSATICLALIFAGFGLWALAIAQIAAPAAACVAAFWGARWLPGFRIKLSSLRELLHYGIFASGNRFLQTMNLDQLIIGTLVSPAALGIYNFARRLYEMLNNVVAGGLNSVSHVLLSSLQHDKDKVREAFLMATFGCSLVSFPAFMGLAAVADDAIPLIFGPHWAAAIWPVRFFCVIGLMAGIGIIQASLITSQGRSDWWFYYQLVRNVVSILTVLILHQYGVTTVVFGLMLGVVMLWPVTLWMVSRLIGLSIAEYFGQFLRPIAAYLGMLVAILAISSALINQPLAERLICEVLVGGLAYSALILLLCRERVLFLVRTTLQGRRAKAQ from the coding sequence ATGCGTTTGCTGGCTTCCGAAGCGGATGAAGTCGTCTTTGAACATCTGAGCGAGAACCGATCGCGGGCCGCATTGAGAGGCGCCTTCTGGTCGGCGCTGGACACGTTGATCCCAACGGCGCTCAACAGCCTGGTCTTCGTCGTCACCTCGCGTTTTCTTCTGCCCCAGGATTTCGGCCTGGTCGCACTCGCCTTCGCCATCGTCAGTTTCGCTTCCGGTTTCGGCCCGACGGCCTTCGGCGAGGCGTTGATCCAGCAGAAATCCATTCGGCGCAGCCACCTCGATACTGTCTTCTGGCTATCCTTCGCCTCCGCGGCGATCCTCTATGCCGCGCTGTTTCTGCTTTCCCCGTTTCTCGCCCATTGGGTCGGACATGACGACATCGTCAAGCTGCTGCTGATCATCGGCCTGAAAATCTTCTTCGACATGATGATCATCGTGCCAAACGCCCTGATCGGCCGCACGATGTCCTTCCATCTCGCAGCTGCCCGCACGGCGATCGCCACCACCGTTTCGGCGACCATCTGTCTTGCTCTGATCTTCGCCGGTTTCGGGCTATGGGCGCTTGCAATTGCCCAGATCGCCGCTCCCGCTGCTGCCTGCGTTGCTGCATTCTGGGGCGCAAGATGGCTGCCGGGCTTCCGGATAAAGCTCTCGAGCCTGCGCGAATTGCTGCATTACGGCATCTTCGCCTCGGGCAACCGCTTCCTCCAGACCATGAATCTAGACCAGCTGATCATCGGCACGCTCGTAAGCCCGGCCGCTCTAGGCATCTATAATTTTGCCCGGCGGCTCTACGAGATGCTCAACAATGTCGTTGCGGGCGGACTGAATTCGGTCAGCCACGTGCTGCTCTCGTCGCTGCAGCACGATAAGGACAAGGTGCGCGAAGCCTTCCTCATGGCGACCTTCGGCTGCTCGCTGGTGTCTTTCCCGGCCTTCATGGGGCTTGCGGCGGTCGCCGACGATGCCATTCCGCTGATCTTCGGACCGCACTGGGCCGCCGCCATCTGGCCGGTTCGCTTCTTCTGCGTCATCGGCCTGATGGCCGGTATCGGCATCATCCAGGCCTCCTTGATCACCAGCCAGGGCAGATCCGACTGGTGGTTCTACTATCAGCTGGTGCGCAATGTCGTCTCGATCCTCACGGTGCTCATTCTTCACCAATATGGGGTGACAACCGTCGTCTTCGGTCTCATGCTCGGAGTGGTGATGCTCTGGCCGGTGACGCTGTGGATGGTGTCGCGATTGATCGGCCTCAGCATCGCGGAATATTTCGGTCAGTTCCTGAGGCCCATCGCGGCTTATCTCGGCATGCTTGTCGCCATCTTGGCAATCTCGTCGGCCTTGATCAACCAGC
- a CDS encoding WcbI family polysaccharide biosynthesis putative acetyltransferase, translating into METWLVLSNCQTYELANSLKLLSSRFHIDAIDIWAFTKNIEKYKQELPRYFRVLLHPRFYSMDFDFSIAQNLDFIPSIGFDAYHPDICYAFSPGPVQGPMGFYHSMIVLAAYEVGLSVETTRKLFRRDVFERCGFFARWEGERARLLKHFAEYGLDIAPCFAQWSRGEAFMYSVNHPKIRCIHDIAGSFLKRLGVEPIVSGIKPVDDFLNGACYPVYPEIAEAFGTQGSYLFKLPDEYRLISLERFVELSFAAYSRLPPRSIQVESTFRARYDHVKTVVVEAAR; encoded by the coding sequence ATGGAGACTTGGCTCGTACTGTCGAATTGCCAAACCTACGAACTTGCGAACTCCCTGAAGCTTCTTTCCTCTCGTTTCCATATCGATGCAATCGACATATGGGCATTCACGAAGAATATCGAGAAATACAAGCAGGAATTACCTCGTTATTTCAGGGTGCTTCTCCACCCCCGCTTTTACAGTATGGATTTCGATTTCAGTATCGCCCAGAATCTCGATTTCATCCCCTCGATCGGCTTCGATGCCTATCATCCAGATATCTGCTATGCCTTCTCGCCCGGCCCGGTCCAAGGCCCGATGGGCTTTTATCATTCCATGATCGTCCTGGCGGCGTACGAAGTCGGGTTAAGTGTAGAAACGACCCGGAAGCTCTTTCGGCGCGACGTTTTCGAACGATGCGGCTTTTTTGCACGCTGGGAAGGGGAGCGGGCGCGGCTCCTCAAGCATTTTGCCGAATATGGTCTGGATATCGCGCCCTGCTTCGCACAATGGTCGAGAGGCGAAGCCTTCATGTATTCGGTGAATCACCCGAAGATCCGCTGCATCCACGATATTGCCGGCAGCTTTTTGAAGCGGCTGGGGGTCGAGCCCATTGTCAGCGGTATCAAGCCCGTTGACGATTTTCTGAACGGAGCGTGCTATCCGGTCTATCCCGAAATTGCCGAGGCTTTTGGAACCCAGGGCTCCTACCTTTTCAAGCTGCCGGACGAGTATCGACTTATTTCCCTCGAGAGGTTCGTCGAGCTCAGCTTTGCCGCGTATTCGCGGCTTCCACCGCGATCCATTCAGGTCGAATCGACCTTTCGTGCGCGCTATGACCATGTGAAAACAGTTGTGGTGGAGGCGGCTCGATAG
- a CDS encoding DegQ family serine endoprotease, with amino-acid sequence MPSLLHKHRTAAIVSAAIIVGAGALPFAFSTSATVASAAEPAGIIAPGGSFAPIVDADKPAVVTVTTTMKATDTSADGSNSPMDEQFRQFFENQGIPFPKQMPHQQQSQRAMALGSGFIISPDGVIVTNNHVIQNAVDIKVTLDDGTELPAKLLGADAKSDLAVLKINAPKPLATIAWGDSDKLKLGDQILAIGNPFGIGTTVTAGIVSARGRDLHSGPYDDFIQIDAPINHGNSGGPLVDREGNVVGINTAIYSPNGGSVGVGFAIPSAEAKAIVAKLEKNGSIDHGYLGVAIQPVTSDIANAMGLSQTQGALVASVNDDTPAARAGIKSGDIVTAVGNESVKTPKDLSRLVADLSPGDKRSITLWRDGKSMDVNVTIGGNDDSKQAANDAGDGKVQPSNQPSIGVGLANLTPDVREQLNLPHGVEGAVVASVNPEKPAAAAGIQTGDIIVSVNDQPVRNAHEVQTAVAKAGKDGRKSVLLLIERDGNKTFVAVPFSAA; translated from the coding sequence ATGCCTTCTCTTCTCCACAAACATCGCACAGCCGCCATTGTCAGTGCCGCTATCATTGTCGGCGCCGGCGCATTACCTTTTGCCTTCAGCACATCCGCAACCGTCGCTTCGGCCGCCGAACCGGCCGGCATCATCGCACCCGGCGGCTCCTTCGCTCCGATCGTCGATGCCGACAAGCCGGCCGTCGTCACCGTCACCACCACCATGAAGGCAACCGATACCAGCGCCGACGGCAGCAACTCGCCGATGGACGAGCAGTTCCGGCAATTCTTCGAAAACCAGGGTATCCCCTTCCCGAAGCAGATGCCGCATCAGCAGCAGAGCCAGCGCGCCATGGCGCTCGGTTCCGGCTTCATCATCAGCCCGGATGGAGTCATTGTCACCAACAACCACGTCATTCAAAACGCCGTCGACATCAAGGTGACGCTTGATGATGGCACGGAGCTGCCGGCCAAATTGCTGGGCGCAGATGCCAAATCCGACCTTGCCGTTCTGAAGATCAACGCGCCGAAGCCGCTCGCCACCATCGCCTGGGGTGACTCCGACAAGCTGAAGCTTGGCGACCAGATTCTCGCCATAGGCAATCCCTTCGGCATCGGCACGACCGTCACAGCCGGCATCGTCTCGGCCCGCGGCCGCGACCTGCACAGCGGACCCTATGACGATTTCATCCAGATCGATGCTCCCATCAACCACGGCAATTCCGGTGGACCGCTGGTCGACCGCGAAGGCAATGTCGTCGGCATCAACACCGCCATCTACTCGCCGAACGGCGGCAGCGTCGGTGTCGGCTTTGCCATTCCCTCTGCCGAGGCTAAGGCGATCGTCGCGAAGCTGGAGAAGAACGGCTCGATCGATCACGGTTATCTCGGCGTCGCCATCCAGCCGGTGACCTCGGATATCGCCAATGCCATGGGCCTCTCGCAGACCCAGGGTGCGCTCGTTGCCAGCGTCAATGATGACACGCCAGCCGCACGCGCCGGCATCAAGAGCGGCGACATCGTCACCGCCGTCGGCAACGAGAGCGTGAAGACGCCGAAGGATTTGTCGCGGCTGGTCGCCGATCTCTCTCCCGGCGACAAGCGTTCCATCACCCTGTGGCGCGACGGCAAGAGCATGGACGTCAATGTCACCATCGGCGGCAATGACGACAGCAAGCAGGCCGCCAACGACGCTGGTGACGGCAAGGTCCAGCCCTCCAACCAACCGAGCATCGGTGTCGGCCTTGCCAACCTCACACCGGATGTGCGTGAGCAGTTGAACCTGCCGCATGGCGTCGAGGGCGCCGTCGTTGCCAGCGTCAATCCGGAGAAGCCCGCCGCCGCGGCCGGCATCCAGACCGGCGACATCATCGTCTCGGTCAACGATCAGCCGGTGCGCAACGCCCATGAGGTGCAGACGGCCGTCGCCAAAGCCGGTAAGGATGGCCGCAAGTCCGTCCTGCTCCTGATCGAGCGCGACGGCAACAAGACCTTCGTCGCCGTGCCGTTCTCGGCCGCTTAA
- a CDS encoding DUF2161 domain-containing phosphodiesterase — translation METALYLPIKSFLETAGYAVKGEIGGCDLVGLTGGEPPVVVICELKMTFNLELILQAVDRAAASDEVWIAARVSAKGKGREGDRRFRDLCRRLGFGMLTVSDNDQVDIILSPVAPMPRKNARRRSRLVDEHRRRKGDPALGGSTRKPIMTAYRQQALACAAAIENGVQRPKDMREAAPKAPQILRDNVYGWFERIDRGIYALTELGTEALKRWPAAQL, via the coding sequence TTGGAAACGGCGCTCTATCTCCCCATCAAGTCATTCCTCGAAACCGCCGGCTATGCGGTGAAAGGCGAGATCGGCGGCTGCGACCTCGTCGGCCTGACTGGTGGCGAGCCTCCGGTCGTTGTCATCTGCGAACTGAAGATGACCTTCAACCTCGAACTCATCCTGCAGGCGGTGGATCGCGCCGCTGCCAGCGACGAGGTCTGGATCGCCGCGCGCGTCTCGGCAAAGGGCAAGGGGCGCGAAGGCGATCGTCGGTTCCGCGATTTATGCCGAAGGCTCGGCTTCGGCATGCTCACCGTCTCGGACAACGACCAAGTCGATATCATCCTCAGTCCCGTCGCGCCGATGCCCCGCAAGAATGCACGGCGCAGGTCGCGCCTTGTCGACGAACATCGTCGGCGCAAGGGCGACCCCGCTCTTGGCGGCAGTACCCGCAAGCCGATCATGACCGCCTATCGCCAGCAGGCCCTTGCCTGCGCCGCCGCTATTGAAAACGGCGTGCAGCGCCCGAAGGATATGCGTGAAGCGGCACCGAAGGCCCCACAAATTCTGAGAGATAATGTCTATGGCTGGTTCGAGCGCATCGACCGCGGCATCTACGCACTGACGGAGCTTGGAACGGAAGCCCTTAAGCGTTGGCCGGCAGCGCAGCTTTAA